The Chitinophagales bacterium genome has a window encoding:
- a CDS encoding T9SS type A sorting domain-containing protein, translating to MKTTCLLLWLLTLYVVRASGQQNHVPNGNFEEVTSCPSDVSQVGNCKGWIQYTIGTPDYFNSCTNNIYISTPENSFGWQKPANGEAYVGMYTYTYSNLDFKEYVARQIIPLVPGTEYEVSMSVSLANKSMFATNGLGAYFFESGPGQVSQQSTLKVTPQVLYNYAGTIKDTANWVRLSQVFMADSAYNSIIIGCFLDSSHILKDTVAHNFYNRAYYYIDSVVVKILDTFSIQFADTNLCAGDTITVAYRTVLQTQNNNVFTIQLSDASGSFVSPVDIGTMQANLGGTIRCIIPPATHTGNSYRIRATSTAPADTTVDNGFDISITGIDKPVAENDGPVCTSDTLRLSATSTTAGVEYSWIGPSGFSCVQRDTFIIAPVNANSGDYIVTTKINGCASSDTTTVSVYEGNRATNIRTSGNTPVCVGDTIHLSAIADGVKLNYLWSGPAAFVDSGQDLSVFAADTSMSGNYFLSVGTDACFMIDTIKIKVNPLPEKPLIKSNSPLEVHETLTLELNNPVKGATVLWKGPAGFTAHSYRASIPNVKVLNAGSYILIENLEGCIDSSTISVEINESLDTGMIVIYPNPSNGTFTIEGYVYNDSNIPMVVFSEMGNLTYKQDIVPDNKVVSEKVRLPGHIAPGIYFIELFVDRKTILIPISVVK from the coding sequence ATGAAGACTACCTGCTTGCTGTTGTGGTTATTGACATTATATGTGGTCCGTGCTTCGGGACAGCAAAACCATGTGCCGAATGGTAACTTTGAAGAGGTTACGTCCTGTCCGTCAGATGTTTCGCAGGTTGGAAATTGTAAAGGGTGGATACAATACACTATAGGTACGCCGGATTATTTTAATTCCTGTACAAACAATATTTATATCTCTACACCTGAAAATAGTTTTGGTTGGCAAAAGCCGGCCAATGGTGAGGCATATGTAGGCATGTATACATATACTTATTCAAACCTGGACTTCAAGGAGTATGTTGCCCGACAAATAATACCATTAGTGCCTGGTACGGAGTATGAAGTTTCTATGTCAGTATCACTGGCCAACAAGTCTATGTTTGCTACCAATGGTTTGGGAGCATATTTTTTTGAATCCGGTCCCGGGCAAGTCTCACAACAATCAACATTGAAGGTTACTCCCCAGGTACTATACAATTATGCAGGTACAATAAAAGATACTGCTAACTGGGTGAGGCTTTCTCAGGTATTCATGGCCGATTCTGCATATAATAGTATAATTATCGGTTGTTTCCTGGATTCAAGCCATATATTGAAAGATACTGTAGCGCATAATTTCTATAACCGGGCTTATTATTATATTGATTCTGTCGTGGTGAAGATACTGGATACTTTTTCGATCCAGTTTGCAGATACAAACCTTTGTGCAGGCGACACAATAACCGTTGCGTACAGGACGGTACTGCAAACCCAAAACAACAATGTATTCACCATACAGCTTTCTGACGCTTCAGGAAGTTTCGTTTCCCCTGTTGATATTGGTACCATGCAGGCAAACCTCGGCGGGACTATCCGGTGCATTATTCCTCCTGCCACGCATACCGGTAATAGCTATCGTATCAGGGCCACCTCTACTGCTCCGGCTGATACTACTGTTGATAATGGTTTTGACATAAGTATAACAGGGATTGATAAACCGGTAGCCGAAAATGACGGACCAGTATGCACTTCGGATACATTGAGGTTGTCAGCAACATCGACTACAGCCGGAGTTGAGTATAGCTGGATAGGGCCGTCAGGTTTCAGTTGTGTTCAGCGGGATACGTTTATCATTGCTCCGGTAAATGCAAATAGTGGTGATTACATCGTGACAACAAAGATAAATGGGTGTGCCTCAAGCGACACGACCACCGTTAGTGTTTATGAAGGTAACAGGGCTACAAATATTCGTACATCGGGCAATACACCTGTTTGCGTAGGTGATACCATTCATTTGTCTGCCATTGCAGATGGAGTGAAACTCAATTATCTGTGGAGTGGTCCGGCTGCCTTTGTCGATAGCGGGCAAGATTTATCTGTTTTTGCGGCAGACACATCTATGTCGGGTAATTATTTTTTGTCGGTTGGTACGGATGCATGTTTCATGATCGATACAATAAAAATCAAAGTAAACCCTTTGCCTGAAAAGCCGCTGATTAAGAGTAACAGCCCGTTGGAAGTTCATGAAACACTTACGCTGGAACTTAATAACCCTGTTAAGGGGGCTACGGTGTTATGGAAGGGTCCGGCGGGCTTTACAGCTCATTCATATCGTGCGTCTATCCCGAATGTAAAGGTGCTGAATGCAGGGTCGTATATTTTGATAGAGAACCTGGAAGGGTGCATTGATTCATCAACGATAAGTGTTGAGATAAATGAGTCCCTCGACACCGGGATGATCGTTATTTATCCCAATCCTAGTAATGGTACCTTTACCATAGAGGGTTATGTTTATAACGATAGTAATATCCCGATGGTCGTTTTTTCTGAAATGGGCAACCTGACATATAAACAGGATATTGTGCCGGATAATAAGGTTGTATCTGAAAAGGTGAGACTACCCGGCCATATTGCTCCTGGTATTTATTTTATAGAATTATTCGTTGATAGAAAGACAATACTAATACCCATATCTGTTGTAAAATGA
- a CDS encoding arginine--tRNA ligase, with amino-acid sequence MSLVEQLKTAAKEALAHLYPDTDIPVSAITINQTKTEFTGDYTLVLFPFLKLLRTKPDIIGNALGEYLANHTEFVQSYEIVAGFLNLTVKDTYWNDFLVQHYNDTSYGTGTANRQNVMVEYSSPNTNKPLHFGHMRNIFLGYAMSEILKTSGNNVTKANLINDRGIHICKSMVAWQHFANGATPETSGVKGDHLVGDYYVKFNNALNEELAPMLDELYSKGTVPEYLSDKDKIRLQEHLTQLSSAKNDDAIKGLKSDIKVLMSNYTSIQKEAQQMLLAWEAGDEATVNLWKTMNGWVYDGFDVTYKRMGVDFDKMYYESNTYLLGKEIVLKGLEKGLLYRKEDNSVWVNLEDEGLDQKLLLRADGTSVYMTQDIGTAILKYNDCNLDKSIYVIGDEQNYHMQVLQLILKKLGEPCADGIYHLSYGMVELPTGRMKSREGTVVDADDMIADMVDLARKQTEEAGKTEGFTEDELKELYETIGLGALKFYLLRVDPKKKMIFNPEESIDLHGFTATFIQYAHARICSILRKENIAKVPDSSAFADYRLTQALTPAEKKLIVTLEQYPEVMQQAANDYNPSLLCNYIFQLAQQFNSFYDAHSIAKAENEEKKQLRLMIIVMTAQVMRHAMNTLGIRLPEKM; translated from the coding sequence ATGAGTTTGGTTGAGCAATTAAAAACGGCGGCAAAAGAAGCACTGGCACATTTATATCCAGATACAGATATTCCGGTATCTGCCATTACTATTAACCAGACTAAAACCGAATTTACCGGTGATTACACATTAGTGCTGTTCCCCTTTCTTAAACTGCTGCGAACTAAACCCGATATAATTGGCAACGCTCTTGGCGAATACCTGGCAAATCATACGGAGTTCGTACAATCGTATGAAATTGTAGCTGGGTTTCTTAACCTTACCGTAAAAGACACATATTGGAACGATTTCCTGGTGCAACATTACAATGACACCAGCTATGGTACAGGTACCGCCAACAGGCAGAATGTTATGGTGGAGTACTCCTCACCCAACACCAATAAGCCACTACACTTTGGCCATATGCGTAACATCTTCCTGGGGTACGCTATGTCTGAGATATTAAAGACCTCTGGTAATAACGTGACCAAGGCCAACCTCATCAACGACAGGGGCATACACATATGCAAATCGATGGTGGCATGGCAGCACTTTGCCAATGGTGCTACTCCAGAGACTTCAGGAGTAAAAGGCGACCACCTGGTGGGTGATTATTACGTAAAATTTAATAACGCTCTGAATGAAGAGCTTGCCCCAATGCTTGATGAGCTATATTCAAAAGGAACAGTTCCAGAGTATTTAAGCGACAAAGACAAAATTCGACTGCAAGAACATTTAACCCAATTAAGTTCCGCAAAAAATGATGACGCTATTAAAGGATTGAAGTCTGACATCAAGGTATTAATGTCAAACTACACCTCAATACAAAAAGAAGCTCAACAAATGCTACTGGCATGGGAAGCGGGCGATGAAGCTACCGTAAACCTATGGAAGACCATGAATGGCTGGGTATATGACGGATTTGACGTTACCTACAAGCGTATGGGTGTAGACTTTGACAAAATGTACTACGAAAGTAACACCTACCTGCTGGGCAAAGAGATAGTGTTGAAAGGACTTGAGAAAGGCCTACTCTACAGGAAAGAGGATAATTCTGTCTGGGTCAACCTGGAAGATGAGGGGCTAGATCAGAAGCTATTATTACGTGCAGACGGCACCTCGGTGTATATGACACAGGATATTGGTACGGCCATACTCAAATACAACGACTGTAACCTGGATAAGTCTATCTACGTAATAGGCGATGAGCAGAACTACCATATGCAGGTGTTGCAACTGATACTGAAGAAACTGGGCGAACCTTGCGCTGACGGTATCTACCACCTGTCTTACGGTATGGTAGAACTACCAACAGGCCGTATGAAAAGCCGTGAAGGAACCGTTGTGGATGCTGACGACATGATAGCTGACATGGTGGACCTTGCCCGGAAGCAAACAGAAGAAGCCGGGAAGACAGAAGGATTTACAGAAGATGAACTGAAAGAATTGTACGAAACGATAGGGCTGGGGGCACTTAAATTCTATTTGCTCCGTGTAGACCCGAAAAAGAAAATGATCTTCAACCCTGAAGAATCAATAGACTTACATGGGTTCACAGCCACCTTCATACAATATGCACATGCACGTATATGCTCTATACTCAGGAAAGAAAACATTGCAAAGGTTCCGGATAGTTCCGCTTTCGCTGACTATAGACTTACGCAGGCGTTAACACCTGCTGAGAAAAAATTAATAGTAACACTGGAGCAATACCCTGAAGTAATGCAACAGGCGGCTAATGATTACAACCCATCACTGTTATGCAACTACATATTTCAACTGGCTCAACAATTCAATTCCTTCTACGATGCGCATAGCATAGCAAAAGCGGAGAACGAAGAGAAGAAACAATTACGCCTGATGATCATTGTGATGACCGCACAGGTAATGCGCCATGCCATGAATACATTGGGTATCAGGCTACCTGAAAAAATGTAA
- a CDS encoding T9SS type A sorting domain-containing protein, with amino-acid sequence MKNVLSVILMLLTSLFANAQQNYVPNGDFEDYVGCPSDYSQINLARGWRKYSGGTPDYFNSCATNWRLSTPANYFGYQQPASGQGYVGVYASNGLGEYKEYVTRDIIPLTPGGEYEVSLSLSLCDTSDTAESDIGVFFYKSGPAFIYADTTPPVKPQVIFTSYGYLEDQVNWMRLTKTFVADSAYDNIVIGSFKDSNSRTIFEPLPSVPFPPGVTGVDVPYYYIDSIVVRLLDTVKVEYTDGILCAGDAIQVKYWTRLLSPANNVVTIQLSDANGSFANPVEIGSKQSNKSGLMVCNIPPNTPNGNGYRIRAVCTAPAETSVDNGVDISIVHIDNLVALNNGPVCANDTLRLTATQDTTGATYKWTGPNNFGSFLQNPVLTGPVKANAGDYVVTAKIYRCSTSDTTTVEVLEGNRAHNVQATSNSPVCAGDSLLLSGDAEGSSPFEYSWEGPVGFSASEKGVASLTKTKDESGKYIFSVRDKECVVRDTVEVVVNPAAVKPVLAANTPLGIHGTLHLELTNPTIGASVMWTGPEGFSNNTYNPSIPDVSLSQTGTYKLITEYLGCSDSSEIEVRIYDVKDTGTFVLYPNPNSGTFTIKGLVYNDNPIPVVIFSTLGGEIHKQDLIPVNKIVSDKIELQGRLWSGVYFAKLFIGRETVIVPFTVVW; translated from the coding sequence ATGAAAAATGTACTATCCGTCATATTAATGTTGCTGACAAGCTTATTTGCCAATGCTCAACAGAATTATGTGCCTAATGGTGATTTCGAAGATTATGTAGGTTGCCCGTCTGATTATTCACAGATAAACCTGGCAAGAGGCTGGCGCAAATATTCAGGAGGTACGCCGGATTATTTCAACAGTTGCGCTACTAACTGGCGATTGTCAACACCGGCTAATTATTTCGGGTATCAACAGCCGGCCAGTGGGCAGGGATATGTAGGAGTCTATGCCTCAAATGGCCTTGGAGAATATAAAGAGTATGTAACACGTGATATAATACCCCTTACTCCGGGTGGAGAATATGAAGTGTCTTTGTCACTTTCTTTATGCGACACTTCAGATACTGCAGAAAGTGATATAGGCGTTTTCTTTTATAAAAGCGGGCCGGCCTTCATCTATGCAGATACAACACCACCGGTCAAGCCCCAGGTAATATTTACCAGTTACGGATACCTGGAAGACCAGGTCAACTGGATGCGGCTTACAAAGACCTTTGTTGCAGACTCTGCCTACGATAACATTGTAATTGGTAGTTTTAAAGATTCAAACAGCAGGACCATTTTTGAACCGTTGCCATCTGTGCCGTTCCCGCCGGGAGTAACAGGTGTTGATGTGCCCTACTATTATATTGATTCAATAGTTGTGAGATTACTGGATACTGTTAAGGTTGAATATACAGACGGCATATTGTGTGCAGGAGATGCTATTCAAGTGAAGTATTGGACCCGTTTATTGTCTCCTGCAAATAATGTTGTGACGATACAGCTTTCTGATGCAAATGGCAGTTTTGCTAATCCTGTAGAAATAGGGTCGAAGCAAAGTAACAAATCAGGCTTGATGGTATGTAATATACCACCCAATACGCCTAATGGTAACGGTTATCGCATCAGGGCAGTGTGTACTGCTCCGGCCGAGACTTCAGTGGATAATGGTGTAGACATTTCAATAGTACATATAGACAACCTGGTAGCATTGAACAATGGTCCTGTATGCGCCAATGACACCCTCAGGCTGACAGCAACTCAGGATACTACCGGAGCCACCTACAAATGGACCGGCCCGAATAACTTCGGTTCGTTTCTGCAAAATCCTGTACTGACCGGCCCTGTAAAGGCCAATGCGGGTGATTATGTGGTTACCGCCAAGATATACCGTTGCAGCACATCTGACACAACAACAGTTGAAGTGCTGGAAGGTAACCGGGCGCACAATGTGCAAGCAACAAGTAATAGCCCTGTATGTGCAGGTGACAGCCTGTTGCTGAGCGGAGATGCAGAAGGGAGCAGTCCTTTTGAGTATAGCTGGGAAGGTCCTGTTGGTTTTTCTGCAAGTGAGAAGGGGGTGGCATCCCTGACAAAAACTAAGGACGAGAGCGGTAAGTATATTTTCTCCGTCCGCGACAAGGAATGTGTTGTCAGGGACACTGTAGAGGTAGTGGTCAATCCCGCAGCAGTAAAACCTGTGTTGGCAGCCAATACACCATTAGGCATACATGGTACCTTGCACCTTGAATTGACGAACCCAACCATAGGAGCTTCTGTAATGTGGACAGGCCCCGAAGGTTTCAGTAATAACACGTACAATCCGAGTATTCCGGATGTATCATTGTCCCAAACGGGAACCTACAAGTTGATTACTGAATATCTTGGATGTTCAGATTCATCGGAGATAGAGGTGAGGATATATGATGTAAAAGACACGGGTACCTTTGTATTGTATCCTAACCCCAATAGCGGCACCTTTACCATAAAAGGGTTGGTGTATAATGACAACCCGATACCGGTGGTGATCTTTTCAACTCTGGGTGGAGAGATACACAAACAGGATCTTATTCCCGTGAATAAGATAGTATCAGACAAGATAGAGCTGCAGGGGCGTTTATGGTCGGGTGTGTATTTTGCGAAGCTGTTTATAGGCAGAGAAACAGTTATTGTACCCTTTACTGTTGTGTGGTAA
- a CDS encoding ABC transporter permease: protein MNLTLIRQLAWRYLRGKRSANAVPILSRISMVAIGVGAAAMIILFSVFNGFEGLVKDLYTAFYPEIKITPAKGKFYSLDKEQFAKLEHLEGVQVVSRVLEDKVLLNSSSEEHRVATLKGVDANYFKVNNVASYITEGTCTIATTPVHSAVIGSQLAGELGVDVNNVFSTMEAYYPNPKISASEVAQAPERAFRSLMLRPDGAFTIQDDFDGEYVIADIGLMQDLVQEPGRYSSLELLLYPGADADDVSEQIHSLLGDKYIVQTRFEQNKTLYVIMRTEKWAVYAILVLVLMIAAFNMVGALSLLVLEKQKDIGILKAMGARNGHVSGIFLSEGALWSLLGGGTGLALGILICLGQQKFGWLKLGGAFIIEAYPIRLYLTDIVVVLATILAIGLLAAWFPAARANRVTGLSLKSD, encoded by the coding sequence ATGAATCTTACACTGATACGACAACTGGCATGGAGGTACCTGCGTGGCAAACGTTCTGCCAATGCCGTGCCGATCCTGTCGCGTATCAGCATGGTTGCTATTGGGGTAGGAGCCGCAGCCATGATCATACTATTTTCCGTTTTTAATGGTTTCGAAGGGCTTGTAAAAGACCTGTATACGGCATTCTATCCTGAAATAAAGATCACCCCGGCAAAAGGTAAGTTTTACAGTTTAGATAAAGAACAGTTTGCAAAGCTGGAACACCTTGAAGGTGTACAGGTAGTAAGCCGAGTACTTGAGGATAAAGTGCTGTTGAACAGCAGCTCTGAAGAGCATAGAGTAGCTACTCTGAAAGGTGTAGATGCAAATTACTTTAAAGTAAATAATGTTGCCAGCTACATTACAGAGGGTACATGCACAATAGCTACAACACCGGTACATTCTGCTGTAATAGGCAGTCAACTGGCGGGCGAACTAGGTGTGGATGTAAATAATGTTTTCAGTACTATGGAAGCCTATTACCCCAATCCCAAGATATCTGCTTCGGAAGTAGCGCAGGCGCCGGAACGTGCATTTCGTTCGCTGATGCTCAGGCCCGATGGTGCATTCACTATACAAGATGATTTTGACGGAGAGTATGTGATAGCTGATATCGGGCTCATGCAGGACCTGGTGCAGGAACCCGGCCGTTATTCTTCGCTGGAGTTGCTACTGTACCCCGGTGCTGATGCCGATGATGTAAGTGAACAAATTCATTCTTTGTTGGGAGATAAATATATTGTACAGACCCGTTTTGAACAGAACAAGACCCTATACGTGATCATGCGCACAGAAAAGTGGGCTGTCTATGCCATTCTTGTATTGGTGTTGATGATAGCTGCTTTTAATATGGTAGGTGCGCTATCGCTGCTGGTATTGGAAAAACAAAAGGATATAGGCATATTGAAAGCTATGGGTGCCCGCAATGGTCATGTCAGCGGCATTTTTTTGTCGGAGGGTGCGCTCTGGTCGCTATTGGGAGGAGGAACAGGCCTGGCACTTGGTATACTTATTTGTCTTGGTCAGCAAAAGTTTGGTTGGCTGAAACTGGGAGGCGCATTTATCATAGAAGCATATCCTATCAGGCTATACCTTACAGATATAGTAGTAGTATTAGCCACAATACTGGCTATAGGCCTGCTGGCCGCCTGGTTCCCTGCAGCACGAGCCAACAGGGTGACCGGCCTTTCATTAAAAAGCGACTAA
- a CDS encoding UDP-N-acetylmuramoyl-tripeptide--D-alanyl-D-alanine ligase has translation MEITELYKLYLQHPSVQTDTRKLKEGDIYFALKGPNFNGNTFALQALDAGASYAVVDEAEYATNDRCILVADVLSTLQALARHHRQQLNIPFIAITGSNGKTTTKELVTSVLQQQYKTHATRGNLNNHIGVPLTLLSIPLDTEMAVIEMGANHQKEIASYCEIALPTHGIINNCGKAHIEGFGGIEGVRKGKGELYDYLRVNNGTIFRNTDLDYLKDMAQGIGQQITYGSANATYVGKPLMDDMFLKVAVLSKGAETSIPTHLVGEYNFPNVMVAVAVGLHFDISIDTIKTAIGAYNPDNSRSQWMQMGSNQLILDAYNANPTSMRAAIINFAKADLPNKMLWLGGMKEMGNTEEQEHKDLVALIQEYNWSDVILVGKEFNGITSGYTHFNTSAEAKEHIATHKPEHASILVKGSRSSKMEVMTEAL, from the coding sequence TTGGAAATAACCGAATTATACAAGCTATATCTGCAACACCCTTCCGTACAGACAGATACACGCAAACTGAAGGAAGGTGATATCTATTTTGCATTGAAGGGACCAAACTTCAACGGCAATACATTTGCACTACAAGCCTTAGATGCAGGAGCCTCTTATGCTGTTGTAGATGAAGCAGAATATGCCACTAACGATAGGTGCATACTTGTGGCAGACGTACTCAGTACCCTGCAGGCTCTGGCCAGGCACCACAGGCAACAATTAAATATACCATTCATAGCCATAACAGGCAGCAACGGTAAAACTACGACCAAAGAGCTGGTGACTAGCGTACTGCAGCAACAATACAAAACTCACGCTACACGCGGCAACCTGAATAACCATATCGGCGTCCCCCTGACATTACTAAGTATCCCTTTGGATACAGAAATGGCCGTTATTGAAATGGGGGCCAACCATCAAAAAGAAATTGCCTCTTACTGCGAAATAGCTCTGCCTACACATGGCATCATCAACAATTGTGGCAAAGCACATATTGAGGGTTTTGGAGGCATAGAAGGTGTACGTAAAGGAAAAGGCGAGTTATATGACTATTTAAGAGTCAATAACGGCACTATCTTCCGCAATACCGACCTTGACTACCTGAAGGACATGGCACAAGGTATCGGGCAGCAGATCACTTACGGCAGTGCCAATGCTACCTACGTAGGCAAACCATTGATGGACGATATGTTCCTGAAAGTAGCCGTCTTGAGCAAAGGTGCAGAAACCTCGATCCCAACACATCTTGTAGGCGAATATAACTTCCCCAATGTGATGGTAGCGGTAGCAGTGGGTTTACACTTCGACATTTCTATTGATACGATAAAAACGGCTATAGGAGCCTACAATCCTGACAACAGCCGCTCTCAATGGATGCAGATGGGCAGCAACCAGTTGATACTGGATGCATATAATGCCAACCCTACCAGCATGCGTGCAGCTATTATCAACTTTGCCAAAGCCGACCTACCCAATAAAATGTTGTGGCTGGGCGGCATGAAAGAAATGGGCAATACCGAAGAACAAGAACATAAAGACCTTGTTGCACTGATACAGGAATATAACTGGAGTGATGTAATACTGGTGGGCAAAGAGTTCAATGGTATTACAAGTGGTTATACTCACTTCAACACTTCGGCCGAGGCAAAAGAACACATTGCAACTCACAAGCCCGAACATGCATCTATACTCGTAAAAGGCTCAAGAAGCAGCAAAATGGAGGTTATGACAGAAGCTTTATAA
- a CDS encoding T9SS type A sorting domain-containing protein, whose amino-acid sequence MKRSLQLIIFLCLNTIAGAQQNYVPNGNFEDYAGCPSDYSQINLATGWRRYTTGGTPDYFNVCATNWHVAAPANYFGYQQPASGNGYVGFYCVNVNGEYKEYIARDITPLTKGGEYEVSMSVSLADSTLHGVSDLGIHFYNSGPYTINQYTSLTLIPTIIYTEFGIITEKNNWVRLTKTFVADSAYDKIIIGSFLDSNSFINGSQPSPPYFYVDSVVVRLLDTVKVEYTDGILCAGDAIQVKYWTRLLSPANNVVTIQLSDANGSFANPVDIGSKQSNKSGLMICNVPANTPNGKGYRIRAVCTAPAETSVDNGVDISIVHIDNLVALNNGPVCANDTLRLTATQDTTGATYKWTGPNNFGSFLQNPVLTGPVKANAGDYVVTAKIYRCSTSDTTTVEVLEGNRAHNVQATSNSPVCAGDSLLLSGDAEGSSPFEYSWEGPVGFSASEKGVASLTKTKDESGKYIFSVRDKECVVRDTVEVVVNPAAVKPVLAANTPLGIHGTLHLELTNPTIGASVMWTGPEGFSNNTYNPSIPDVSLSQTGTYKLITEYLGCSDSSEIEVRIYDVKDTGTFVLYPNPNSGTFTIKGLVYNDNPIPVVIFSTLGGEIHKQDLIPINKIVSDKIELQGRLWSGVYFAKLFIGRETVIVPFTVVW is encoded by the coding sequence ATGAAACGATCATTGCAGCTCATAATATTCTTATGCCTGAACACTATCGCCGGTGCCCAGCAGAATTATGTACCCAACGGCAATTTTGAAGATTATGCGGGTTGTCCATCTGACTATTCACAGATCAACTTAGCGACGGGCTGGCGAAGGTATACTACAGGCGGTACCCCCGACTATTTTAATGTTTGTGCTACCAATTGGCATGTTGCCGCTCCTGCAAATTACTTCGGGTATCAGCAACCTGCAAGCGGTAATGGTTACGTGGGCTTTTATTGTGTGAATGTTAATGGTGAGTATAAAGAGTACATAGCAAGAGATATTACGCCTCTTACAAAAGGAGGTGAGTATGAAGTTTCTATGTCTGTATCATTAGCTGATAGTACATTGCATGGTGTAAGTGACCTCGGCATACATTTTTACAATTCAGGGCCATATACTATTAACCAATATACCTCTTTAACGTTAATACCTACGATCATATACACTGAATTCGGGATCATCACCGAAAAGAATAATTGGGTAAGACTGACAAAAACGTTTGTTGCGGACTCAGCTTATGATAAAATTATCATCGGTAGTTTCCTTGACTCCAACAGCTTTATCAATGGCTCGCAACCGTCACCTCCTTATTTCTATGTCGACTCAGTTGTAGTAAGATTGCTTGACACTGTTAAGGTTGAATATACAGACGGCATATTGTGTGCAGGAGATGCTATTCAAGTGAAGTATTGGACCCGTTTATTGTCGCCAGCCAATAATGTAGTTACGATTCAGCTATCTGATGCCAATGGTAGTTTTGCTAATCCTGTAGATATCGGGTCGAAACAAAGCAACAAGTCGGGACTGATGATTTGTAATGTACCTGCCAATACACCTAATGGCAAGGGTTATCGCATCAGGGCAGTGTGTACTGCTCCGGCCGAGACTTCAGTGGATAATGGTGTAGACATTTCAATAGTACATATAGACAACCTGGTAGCATTGAACAATGGTCCTGTATGCGCCAATGACACCCTCAGGCTGACAGCAACTCAGGATACTACCGGAGCCACCTACAAATGGACCGGCCCGAATAACTTCGGTTCGTTTCTGCAAAATCCTGTACTGACCGGCCCTGTAAAGGCCAATGCGGGTGATTATGTGGTTACCGCCAAGATATACCGTTGCAGCACATCTGACACAACAACAGTTGAAGTGCTGGAAGGTAACCGGGCGCACAATGTGCAAGCAACAAGTAATAGCCCTGTATGTGCAGGTGACAGCCTGTTGCTGAGCGGAGATGCAGAAGGGAGCAGTCCTTTTGAGTATAGCTGGGAAGGTCCTGTTGGTTTTTCTGCAAGTGAGAAGGGGGTGGCATCCCTGACAAAAACTAAGGACGAGAGCGGTAAGTATATTTTCTCCGTCCGCGACAAGGAATGTGTTGTCAGGGACACTGTAGAGGTAGTGGTCAATCCCGCAGCAGTAAAACCTGTGTTGGCAGCCAATACACCATTAGGCATACATGGTACCTTGCACCTTGAATTGACGAACCCAACCATAGGAGCTTCTGTAATGTGGACAGGCCCCGAAGGTTTCAGTAATAACACGTACAATCCGAGTATTCCGGATGTATCATTGTCCCAAACGGGAACCTACAAGTTGATTACTGAATATCTTGGATGTTCAGATTCATCGGAGATAGAGGTGAGGATATATGATGTAAAAGACACGGGTACCTTTGTATTGTATCCTAACCCCAATAGCGGCACCTTTACCATAAAAGGGTTGGTGTATAATGACAACCCGATACCGGTGGTGATCTTTTCAACTCTGGGTGGAGAGATACACAAACAGGATCTTATTCCCATTAATAAGATAGTATCAGACAAGATAGAGCTGCAGGGGCGTTTATGGTCGGGTGTGTATTTTGCGAAGCTGTTTATAGGCAGAGAAACAGTTATTGTGCCCTTTACTGTTGTGTGGTAA